From the Thermus islandicus DSM 21543 genome, the window TCCTGCAGGACAACCTCCTCCTCGCCTCGGGGACGGCCCTTAAGAAGAGCAGCCTCCTGGACCTCGGGGGCCTGGACCCGGAGATGGGGGACTACTGGGACTGGGACCTCTGGCTTCGGGCCTACCGGGCAGGGCTTCCCTTCCACTACCTCAGGGGGCGGAACCTGGGGGTGAAGGTCCACGGAGCCAACCAGAGCTACGGGGCCCGGCGGGAGGAGCGGGCTTTTTACCTAGAAAGACTGCGCGCTAAACACGGCCTCGGCCTCCTGGTCCTCAAGGACCACCTCTCCCTGGCCCTAGCGGACCTGAACGTGGCCGACAGCTGAGGAGCGGGTTCGGGTCCGCCGGGACCACCGCCAGGGGGTAAGCGTCAGGAAGGGTTCAGAGAATCATAGACAATGGCGGCAGGAGACTGTCGGCTTAAGCCAACAGTCTCTTGCCGCCGTTCTCTATGACGAGGAAGAGGAAGCCCGCTCCCACAGCGTAGAGGACCCAAGTCCCTTCCCGGGCGAGGTCCAGGAGCACCCCCCCGCCCACCATGAGCCAGAAGAGGCGGCTCCTCAAAACCTCCCAGAGGGCCTGCCTCGCCAACTGCCTGTTCTGTTCGCGCAACAAGGCTACCCCCAAAGGCTCCTGGCCTTAGCGTATCCCCTCAGACGCTTGTCCTTGGTCACCAGCACCCCCCCGAGCCTCAAGGCCGTGGCCAGGATGAACCGGTCCGCCGGGTCCGGGTGGGGCAGGTCCAGATAGGCCGCCTCCAGGGCAATGCCCGCGTCCAAGGGGACCACCCTGATCCCCCGCACCCGCAGGGCCTCCTCCAGCCAGCGCCGGGGCTCCAGGGAAAAGGCGATCCGCCCCTTCAAGGTAGCTTCGCTGACCTGGGCGAGGACCGCCACCTCCCAGGGGGTGATGGCCGAGATAAGGAGGGCCTCCCTAGCCCGGGCCTCGTCCAGGGTCCGCACCAAGCCCTTGGGAAGGAGCTCTGGGCTCGCCAGGTACCACACCCAGGCGTGGGTGTCCAGGACCAGGGGCCCCTTCACCCCAAGGCCTCCCAGGCTTCCCCGGTGGGCTCCGTGGGGTCCTCGTAGCGGAGGAGGGTGCCTAAAAGCCGCTCCCTGGGGTCCTCCTCCCGGTAAGGGCGCACCTCCAAAACAGGGCGGCCCCGGTGGGTGAGGAGGAGGGGCTCCCCGGTGGCCTCCACCTGGCGGAGGAGCTCCAGGGCGTGGGCCTTGAAGTAGGTCTTGGAGACCTTCATGATCATGATCATTGTACCTGGTCGTCAGCCACTGACGGCTAAAGCCGTCAGCTTGCCAGGAGGCGAAGATGCGTGAGGCGATTCCCCAGCATCAGGGCCAGCTGACCGTGGCCCAGGCCCTCGGAGCCTGCTCCTTGGGCCAGCGCCCTACGGGCGAGGTTTGCGCTGGCCACCCAGTCGGCCTCGGCCTGCTCGGGAGCGGGCCAGACTTGACCGCTATACTGCATAGAGCCCCAGGAAGCGCAGGGCGGAGAGGGGGCTCGAGGAGAGAAGCTCAAGGGTCGCCCTCTTCTCCCCAGCCCTCTCGGCAACTCATGGAGATCAGGAAGGCCCAGAGGCCCGCCCGCACCTACGCCCCCACCCCCGCACCTCACAGGCCTCCTCCCCGAAGCGCACTTCCCGCACCAAGGAGGACAGGGGCTCCGCCTTCCCGGAGCCCTGGGAGGCGCGGGACTTGGCTTAGCCCCCCTCGAGGCCCCTCACCTCGGCGTGGGCCCTAAGCTCCCGGAGGTTGTTCTATTGGCGCTCAGGTAGGCTTCGGCGAGGGAATCGCTATGAAGGCCACAGCTCAGTGGAGGAGTTCGCGACTACGAGCTTTCATCCTGTAAAGCTTTGCGCCCTGACTCGGAAATTTCCCAGTTGCCGAAAGGGGAATCGGCTTTCAGCAAACCTTCCCGCACCAGGCTATTGCGACACCACTGAGCAGTATTGCGCCAGCGAACGGTCTTGCTGTCCGAGGGTAGGGGCTCGAGGTCGTACTTTGTGAGCCTGCTCGCCATCTTCTTTTCAACTCGGTCAAGTATCTCGCGAACGGATGCTTTTCCCCCCAGTTCCACCAGCGCCTCCAGAATAGGACGCCGAAAGGCCTCCTCTGGAGTCCGCAACCCCCGCGGCAGGCGTTGCTTTGCCGTGCGCTTGGCGGTCTTCTTTTTTACCTGTACCTTCGTGCCCATGGCCACCCATTCTTTTTGAAGCGCCCTTACCTTTTCACGAAACTCGGCAAGACGCGCTGCTTGTTCTATGGCACGGCGCGCTGCATCATAGTCACCTCCTTTGAAGGCTGCAGCGCCATCTTCATTGAGGGCGTTCGCAACCATCTCGATCTCTTCCAGTAGAATCTCAAAGGCTGTATTAACCTCGTTTTTGTCCATACTGGCTCCTCCTTTAGTAGCGCATTTTACTAATCTGGCTCTTGGCATAATGAGCACAAGGAAACCTACGAAAAAATCCTTCGTGTGCTACCTCATAATTCCACCCCGACCATCCTCAGGAGCACCCGGCTACGGATGAGGTTGTGGACTGGGGTCAGCGGAGCTACCTTGCGGATGAGGTTCACCCGGGCCAACAAGCCCCAGTAGGACCGAGCTGATACTGTCTTGTCTGTCAAGCTACCCCCTGGGCTAACCGACAGGAGCAAGGACCGGCTTCTCCGCTTTCGTCGGGGGAAGGCGGTACGGCGGGTGCGGGGGCACGCGCGGCTTCTGGCCCTGATGCGGTGGGATAGGGGGAGGCGGCTCTTGTGGCCCTGGGGTGGGGTAGCCGGGGAGGGCTACCCCCCGGACCCCCGGCTTGGGGGGGAGGGGCTGAGGCGGTTTCCTCCTTCCCGGGGCGGCTTTTGGCGGACGCTGGGTTTGACGGGAGGGAGGTTTGGGGGGATGAAGACGCGGGTGGGTGGGGGATACCTTTGGGAGCGGAAGCCTTGGACGGCCATGGCGCGGGCGCTTTTGGAGCTCATCGCCTACGGCCTTAGGGTTCTTCTTTCCCTTCTCCCGCCCCCTCCGGGGTACAAGGCAATTTACTAGGCAAGCCCAGACTGGGGGGGACGACGTTACACTTTATGCGCTTTAATTCTTACTATAGGTTAGTTAGAGTTGATTGTCTGTCAGCCCGCCTGTACGATGCAGGTATGCGACTTGCTCTCCGAGAAAAGGATCTCTACCGGCTCGCTCTCGAGCAGGGCGGCCTCTTCACCCTCGAACAGGCCAAGCGCTTTGGTATCGGTCCCAAGGAGGCCTCCTACCGGGTTCGAACCGGCCGGTGGGAGCGCCTCGGCAGGGGGATCTACCGGCTCGCCTTCGCACCCTTTTCGCCGGACGAGGATCTGATCCGGATCGCGCTCTGGGCTGGAAACCCTAAGGGACCGGCGGCTTTCTCCCATGAAAC encodes:
- a CDS encoding type II toxin-antitoxin system VapC family toxin; the protein is MKGPLVLDTHAWVWYLASPELLPKGLVRTLDEARAREALLISAITPWEVAVLAQVSEATLKGRIAFSLEPRRWLEEALRVRGIRVVPLDAGIALEAAYLDLPHPDPADRFILATALRLGGVLVTKDKRLRGYAKARSLWG
- a CDS encoding type II toxin-antitoxin system prevent-host-death family antitoxin — protein: MIMIMKVSKTYFKAHALELLRQVEATGEPLLLTHRGRPVLEVRPYREEDPRERLLGTLLRYEDPTEPTGEAWEALG
- a CDS encoding winged helix-turn-helix domain-containing protein codes for the protein MDKNEVNTAFEILLEEIEMVANALNEDGAAAFKGGDYDAARRAIEQAARLAEFREKVRALQKEWVAMGTKVQVKKKTAKRTAKQRLPRGLRTPEEAFRRPILEALVELGGKASVREILDRVEKKMASRLTKYDLEPLPSDSKTVRWRNTAQWCRNSLVREGLLKADSPFGNWEISESGRKALQDESS